One genomic segment of Drosophila melanogaster chromosome 3L includes these proteins:
- the HIPP1 gene encoding HP1 and insulator partner protein 1, isoform C, whose translation MEQVSDSAVTTLESTQAEEPPPGVEKVETLELKTAALETLSESAGPTDLENELANLNGSEEGPGLDELSTLEREIAKLHNIRPPDAASEVKDSDTPIALADNGGLEPRQAPDEAKCRTPIIEEGNAASGNGQSSESPLEEVDLIALLKGTDTSHDQPTGEEKCTLEKALSELDGVGEDGDVGVTIEGEGQFEIMEIDDDEGESSSRKASPKVPASKPIKSNSLPSISKHKLSPEQARAVALEQMAGLKPKSRRKEPPAPPSVVAPIDIVSSLNDDWDDYDSEEDKSASALVTEVITLPSAHVVTKKPPLPVKKLSSPVKHSPNSAILLNNKISGVKVMLKTVSQKQLAASTGAAAEKTKPTVVVSPPKETEEHTTGFKRMRVIKRKIIWDPDVPETKKSFAQYASTKAACPAPTTPKTTVKSISPTTTTKKEVAPKKRSATPTARSTKAGTPVGGTERGPSPVKRRAQTPNTGLANGGTQKKKKVSEIDRLMGDEGAANMIHAVEHEQRELSGGEVSNKPLMRKRAMTITGRNQAARVAVEPTPPKKESAQSAAKRTPADSVFTKATANTSARKPRASDSWDYVYKQRASEESMIMRRRSNSSYSSNASVSRNSLDNRPGAANLSDDAGEGSDPSFKFVKPVSKSSQRGGEDTSSHTLANDMKANNGSELVCLHKVNKVAHLVIHTERGNFGHTYSKQLLEQLNDTLSSVARKGEFNTVLLTVEGPQFCQGIDCQELIQGSLEKRKDSASQLAVALKCYLRTLATFPKPLVAGIVGSQINLGVMQLPFADYVVASDDCSFETNYAKLGQLPEGYALWHGHQRVSSEHSRLFLMGERLFATELLESNSFVDKICKARNVNEMALAKAKQISTSSAEMYRTLKKLNHSAVNVTKFPRLDEELKVIGEQWVTADCLANFKRYLNDVDF comes from the exons ATGGAGCAGGTGTCGGATAGTGCGGTGACAACTCTGGAGTCAACCCAAGCAGAGGAGCCACCACCAGGAGTCGAAAAAGTTGAGACTCTAGAACTAAAAACGGCGGCGTTAGAAACACTCTCGGAAAGTGCGGGTCCCACTGATTTGGAGAATGAGCTGGCCAATCTCAACGGATCTGAAGAGGGTCCAGGCTTGGACGAGCTGAGCACTCTGGAGAGGGAGATAGCTAAGCTGCATAACATTCGACCGCCGGATGCGGCGTCCGAAGTTAAGGATTCCGACACACCAATTGCCTTAGCAGACAATGGTGGCTTAGAGCCCCGCCAGGCCCCAGATGAAGCTAAATGTCGAACCCCAATAATCGAAGAAGGCAACGCTGCCTCAGGCAACGGCCAGTCCAGCGAATCCCCCTTGGAAGAGGTAGATCTCATTGCCCTGCTCAAGGGGACGGATACCAGTCATGATCAGCCTACGGGAGAGGAAAAGTGCACATTGGAGAAGGCTCTCTCCGAGCTTGACGGCGTTGGAGAAGATGGGGATGTAGGTGTTACCATCGAGGGCGAAGGGCAGTTCGAAATCATGGAAATTGACGACGACGAGGGGGAGTCATCGAGTCGAAAAGCCAGCCCCAAGGTACCTGCGTCCAAGCCCATCAAATCTAACTCCTTGCCTTCTATATCCAAGCATAAGCTCTCCCCGGAACAAGCCAGAGCTGTTGCTCTGGAGCAGATGGCCGGTCTAAAGCCAAAGTCGCGTCGTAAGGAGCCGCCTGCGCCGCCTTCTGTGGTCGCGCCGATAGATATTGTCAGCTCGTTGAACGATGATTGGGACGACTACGACTCTGAGGAAGACAAGTCGGCTTCCGCGTTGGTGACAGAAGTTATAACTCTGCCTTCAGCACACGTAGTCACTAAGAAGCCACCTCTGCCTGTGAAAAAATTGTCATCCCCAGTTAAGCACAGCCCGAACTCGGCAATTTTGCTAAACAACAAGATCAGCGGAGTAAAAGTAATGTTAAAGACCGTGAGCCAAAAGCAACTTGCAGCCTCAACAGGGGCAGCAGCGGAAAAAACCAAGCCGACTGTCGTTGTGTCACCTCCCAAGGAAACCGAAGAGCATACTACGG GGTTCAAGCGTATGCGTGTAATTAAAAGGAAGATAATCTGGGACCCCGATGTACCAGAGACGAAAAAATCGTTTGCGCAGTATGCTAGCACGAAGGCGGCATGTCCAGCACCCACCACACCAAAAACAACTGTCAAAAGCATTTCGCCCACCACGACGACTAAGAAGGAGGTGGCACCCAAAAAACGGTCAGCTACACCTACTGCTCGGTCTACTAAAGCTGGCACTCCGGTCGGAGGAACAGAGCGGGGTCCCTCGCCCGTCAAACGACGCGCGCAAACTCCGAACACAGGTCTAGCCAATGGAGGAactcaaaaaaagaaaaaggtcTCTGAGATCGATCGCCTGATGGGCGACGAGGGAGCTGCCAATATGATTCATGCAGTGGAGCATGAGCAGCGGGAATTGAGTGGTGGTGAGGTGTCCAATAAGCCGCTGATGCGGAAACGAGCGATGACCATAACCGGAAGG AACCAGGCAGCACGAGTTGCTGTGGAACCAACACCGCCCAAAAAAGAGTCAGCACAATCGGCCGCCAAACGAACGCCTGCTGATTCTGTTTTTACTAAGGCCACCGCCAACACATCTGCCCGTAAGCCTCGCGCTTCCGACTCGTGGGACTATGTTTACAAACAGCGCGCCAGCGAGGAATCGATGATCATGCGTCGGCGCTCCAACAGCTCGTACTCCAGCAACGCTTCCGTAAGTCGAAATTCGCTGGACAATAGGCCCGGAGCAGCCAATCTGTCTGATGATGCAGGCGAGGGCTCGGACCCGTCATTTAAGTTTGTAAAGCCCGTAAGCAAGTCGAGCCAAAGGGGCGGTGAAGATACCTCCTCGCATACGCTGGCTAACGATATGAAGGCGAACAACGGTAGCGAACTGGTGTGCCTGCACAAGGTTAACAAAGTTGCTCACCTGGTCATCCACACGGAACGAGGAAACTTCGGCCATACGTACAGCAAGCAGCTGCTGGAGCAGTTGAACGACACACTGTCCAGTGTTGCCCGCAAAGGCGAATTCAACACGGTGTTGCTTACCGTCGAGGGTCCACAGTTTTGTCAGGGCATCGATTGCCAGGAACTGATACAGGGTTCCCTGGAGAAGCGAAAGGATAGTGCCAGTCAACTGGCTGTAGCCCTTAA ATGCTATCTACGCACTCTGGCCACATTTCCTAAACCCTTGGTGGCTGGCATTGTTGGCAGCCAGATTAATTTGGGCGTTATGCAGCTTCCCTTTGCTGACTACGTGGTGGCCTCTGATGATTGTAGCTTCGAGACTAACTATGCCAAATTGGGTCAGCTGCCCGAGGGCTATGCTCTGTGGCATGGTCACCAAAGAGTTTCCAGTGAA CACTCGCGTTTGTTTCTTATGGGTGAAAGACTGTTCGCAACGGAACTTTTGGAATCGAATAGTTTCGTTGACAAGATCTGCAAGGCCAGAAATGTCAACGAAATGGCTctggccaaagccaaacaGATATCCACTAGCTCTGCGGAG ATGTATCGTACACTAAAGAAACTCAACCACTCCGCCGTCAATGTCACGAAATTCCCGCGTCTGGATGAGGAACTAAAGGTTATAGGAGAGCAATGGGTTACTGCCGATTGCTTAGCCAATTTCAAACGCTATCTTAACGACGTTGATTTTTAG
- the HIPP1 gene encoding HP1 and insulator partner protein 1, isoform D has translation MEQVSDSAVTTLESTQAEEPPPGVEKVETLELKTAALETLSESAGPTDLENELANLNGSEEGPGLDELSTLEREIAKLHNIRPPDAASEVKDSDTPIALADNGGLEPRQAPDEAKCRTPIIEEGNAASGNGQSSESPLEEVDLIALLKGTDTSHDQPTGEEKCTLEKALSELDGVGEDGDVGVTIEGEGQFEIMEIDDDEGESSSRKASPKVPASKPIKSNSLPSISKHKLSPEQARAVALEQMAGLKPKSRRKEPPAPPSVVAPIDIVSSLNDDWDDYDSEEDKSASALVTEVITLPSAHVVTKKPPLPVKKLSSPVKHSPNSAILLNNKISGVKVMLKTVSQKQLAASTGAAAEKTKPTVVVSPPKETEEHTTGFKRMRVIKRKIIWDPDVPETKKSFAQYASTKAACPAPTTPKTTVKSISPTTTTKKEVAPKKRSATPTARSTKAGTPVGGTERGPSPVKRRAQTPNTGLANGGTQKKKKVSEIDRLMGDEGAANMIHAVEHEQRELSGGEVSNKPLMRKRAMTITGRAARVAVEPTPPKKESAQSAAKRTPADSVFTKATANTSARKPRASDSWDYVYKQRASEESMIMRRRSNSSYSSNASVSRNSLDNRPGAANLSDDAGEGSDPSFKFVKPVSKSSQRGGEDTSSHTLANDMKANNGSELVCLHKVNKVAHLVIHTERGNFGHTYSKQLLEQLNDTLSSVARKGEFNTVLLTVEGPQFCQGIDCQELIQGSLEKRKDSASQLAVALKCYLRTLATFPKPLVAGIVGSQINLGVMQLPFADYVVASDDCSFETNYAKLGQLPEGYALWHGHQRVSSEHSRLFLMGERLFATELLESNSFVDKICKARNVNEMALAKAKQISTSSAEMYRTLKKLNHSAVNVTKFPRLDEELKVIGEQWVTADCLANFKRYLNDVDF, from the exons ATGGAGCAGGTGTCGGATAGTGCGGTGACAACTCTGGAGTCAACCCAAGCAGAGGAGCCACCACCAGGAGTCGAAAAAGTTGAGACTCTAGAACTAAAAACGGCGGCGTTAGAAACACTCTCGGAAAGTGCGGGTCCCACTGATTTGGAGAATGAGCTGGCCAATCTCAACGGATCTGAAGAGGGTCCAGGCTTGGACGAGCTGAGCACTCTGGAGAGGGAGATAGCTAAGCTGCATAACATTCGACCGCCGGATGCGGCGTCCGAAGTTAAGGATTCCGACACACCAATTGCCTTAGCAGACAATGGTGGCTTAGAGCCCCGCCAGGCCCCAGATGAAGCTAAATGTCGAACCCCAATAATCGAAGAAGGCAACGCTGCCTCAGGCAACGGCCAGTCCAGCGAATCCCCCTTGGAAGAGGTAGATCTCATTGCCCTGCTCAAGGGGACGGATACCAGTCATGATCAGCCTACGGGAGAGGAAAAGTGCACATTGGAGAAGGCTCTCTCCGAGCTTGACGGCGTTGGAGAAGATGGGGATGTAGGTGTTACCATCGAGGGCGAAGGGCAGTTCGAAATCATGGAAATTGACGACGACGAGGGGGAGTCATCGAGTCGAAAAGCCAGCCCCAAGGTACCTGCGTCCAAGCCCATCAAATCTAACTCCTTGCCTTCTATATCCAAGCATAAGCTCTCCCCGGAACAAGCCAGAGCTGTTGCTCTGGAGCAGATGGCCGGTCTAAAGCCAAAGTCGCGTCGTAAGGAGCCGCCTGCGCCGCCTTCTGTGGTCGCGCCGATAGATATTGTCAGCTCGTTGAACGATGATTGGGACGACTACGACTCTGAGGAAGACAAGTCGGCTTCCGCGTTGGTGACAGAAGTTATAACTCTGCCTTCAGCACACGTAGTCACTAAGAAGCCACCTCTGCCTGTGAAAAAATTGTCATCCCCAGTTAAGCACAGCCCGAACTCGGCAATTTTGCTAAACAACAAGATCAGCGGAGTAAAAGTAATGTTAAAGACCGTGAGCCAAAAGCAACTTGCAGCCTCAACAGGGGCAGCAGCGGAAAAAACCAAGCCGACTGTCGTTGTGTCACCTCCCAAGGAAACCGAAGAGCATACTACGG GGTTCAAGCGTATGCGTGTAATTAAAAGGAAGATAATCTGGGACCCCGATGTACCAGAGACGAAAAAATCGTTTGCGCAGTATGCTAGCACGAAGGCGGCATGTCCAGCACCCACCACACCAAAAACAACTGTCAAAAGCATTTCGCCCACCACGACGACTAAGAAGGAGGTGGCACCCAAAAAACGGTCAGCTACACCTACTGCTCGGTCTACTAAAGCTGGCACTCCGGTCGGAGGAACAGAGCGGGGTCCCTCGCCCGTCAAACGACGCGCGCAAACTCCGAACACAGGTCTAGCCAATGGAGGAactcaaaaaaagaaaaaggtcTCTGAGATCGATCGCCTGATGGGCGACGAGGGAGCTGCCAATATGATTCATGCAGTGGAGCATGAGCAGCGGGAATTGAGTGGTGGTGAGGTGTCCAATAAGCCGCTGATGCGGAAACGAGCGATGACCATAACCGGAAGG GCAGCACGAGTTGCTGTGGAACCAACACCGCCCAAAAAAGAGTCAGCACAATCGGCCGCCAAACGAACGCCTGCTGATTCTGTTTTTACTAAGGCCACCGCCAACACATCTGCCCGTAAGCCTCGCGCTTCCGACTCGTGGGACTATGTTTACAAACAGCGCGCCAGCGAGGAATCGATGATCATGCGTCGGCGCTCCAACAGCTCGTACTCCAGCAACGCTTCCGTAAGTCGAAATTCGCTGGACAATAGGCCCGGAGCAGCCAATCTGTCTGATGATGCAGGCGAGGGCTCGGACCCGTCATTTAAGTTTGTAAAGCCCGTAAGCAAGTCGAGCCAAAGGGGCGGTGAAGATACCTCCTCGCATACGCTGGCTAACGATATGAAGGCGAACAACGGTAGCGAACTGGTGTGCCTGCACAAGGTTAACAAAGTTGCTCACCTGGTCATCCACACGGAACGAGGAAACTTCGGCCATACGTACAGCAAGCAGCTGCTGGAGCAGTTGAACGACACACTGTCCAGTGTTGCCCGCAAAGGCGAATTCAACACGGTGTTGCTTACCGTCGAGGGTCCACAGTTTTGTCAGGGCATCGATTGCCAGGAACTGATACAGGGTTCCCTGGAGAAGCGAAAGGATAGTGCCAGTCAACTGGCTGTAGCCCTTAA ATGCTATCTACGCACTCTGGCCACATTTCCTAAACCCTTGGTGGCTGGCATTGTTGGCAGCCAGATTAATTTGGGCGTTATGCAGCTTCCCTTTGCTGACTACGTGGTGGCCTCTGATGATTGTAGCTTCGAGACTAACTATGCCAAATTGGGTCAGCTGCCCGAGGGCTATGCTCTGTGGCATGGTCACCAAAGAGTTTCCAGTGAA CACTCGCGTTTGTTTCTTATGGGTGAAAGACTGTTCGCAACGGAACTTTTGGAATCGAATAGTTTCGTTGACAAGATCTGCAAGGCCAGAAATGTCAACGAAATGGCTctggccaaagccaaacaGATATCCACTAGCTCTGCGGAG ATGTATCGTACACTAAAGAAACTCAACCACTCCGCCGTCAATGTCACGAAATTCCCGCGTCTGGATGAGGAACTAAAGGTTATAGGAGAGCAATGGGTTACTGCCGATTGCTTAGCCAATTTCAAACGCTATCTTAACGACGTTGATTTTTAG
- the HIPP1 gene encoding HP1 and insulator partner protein 1, isoform A yields MEQVSDSAVTTLESTQAEEPPPGVEKVETLELKTAALETLSESAGPTDLENELANLNGSEEGPGLDELSTLEREIAKLHNIRPPDAASEVKDSDTPIALADNGGLEPRQAPDEAKCRTPIIEEGNAASGNGQSSESPLEEVDLIALLKGTDTSHDQPTGEEKCTLEKALSELDGVGEDGDVGVTIEGEGQFEIMEIDDDEGESSSRKASPKVPASKPIKSNSLPSISKHKLSPEQARAVALEQMAGLKPKSRRKEPPAPPSVVAPIDIVSSLNDDWDDYDSEEDKSASALVTEVITLPSAHVVTKKPPLPVKKLSSPVKHSPNSAILLNNKISGVKVMLKTVSQKQLAASTGAAAEKTKPTVVVSPPKETEEHTTGFKRMRVIKRKIIWDPDVPETKKSFAQYASTKAACPAPTTPKTTVKSISPTTTTKKEVAPKKRSATPTARSTKAGTPVGGTERGPSPVKRRAQTPNTGLANGGTQKKKKVSEIDRLMGDEGAANMIHAVEHEQRELSGGEVSNKPLMRKRAMTITGRNQAARVAVEPTPPKKESAQSAAKRTPADSVFTKATANTSARKPRASDSWDYVYKQRASEESMIMRRRSNSSYSSNASVSRNSLDNRPGAANLSDDAGEGSDPSFKFVKPVSKSSQRGGEDTSSHTLANDMKANNGSELVCLHKVNKVAHLVIHTERGNFGHTYSKQLLEQLNDTLSSVARKGEFNTVLLTVEGPQFCQGIDCQELIQGSLEKRKDSASQLAVALKCYLRTLATFPKPLVAGIVGSQINLGVMQLPFADYVVASDDCSFETNYAKLGQLPEGYALWHGHQRVSSEVHSRLFLMGERLFATELLESNSFVDKICKARNVNEMALAKAKQISTSSAEMYRTLKKLNHSAVNVTKFPRLDEELKVIGEQWVTADCLANFKRYLNDVDF; encoded by the exons ATGGAGCAGGTGTCGGATAGTGCGGTGACAACTCTGGAGTCAACCCAAGCAGAGGAGCCACCACCAGGAGTCGAAAAAGTTGAGACTCTAGAACTAAAAACGGCGGCGTTAGAAACACTCTCGGAAAGTGCGGGTCCCACTGATTTGGAGAATGAGCTGGCCAATCTCAACGGATCTGAAGAGGGTCCAGGCTTGGACGAGCTGAGCACTCTGGAGAGGGAGATAGCTAAGCTGCATAACATTCGACCGCCGGATGCGGCGTCCGAAGTTAAGGATTCCGACACACCAATTGCCTTAGCAGACAATGGTGGCTTAGAGCCCCGCCAGGCCCCAGATGAAGCTAAATGTCGAACCCCAATAATCGAAGAAGGCAACGCTGCCTCAGGCAACGGCCAGTCCAGCGAATCCCCCTTGGAAGAGGTAGATCTCATTGCCCTGCTCAAGGGGACGGATACCAGTCATGATCAGCCTACGGGAGAGGAAAAGTGCACATTGGAGAAGGCTCTCTCCGAGCTTGACGGCGTTGGAGAAGATGGGGATGTAGGTGTTACCATCGAGGGCGAAGGGCAGTTCGAAATCATGGAAATTGACGACGACGAGGGGGAGTCATCGAGTCGAAAAGCCAGCCCCAAGGTACCTGCGTCCAAGCCCATCAAATCTAACTCCTTGCCTTCTATATCCAAGCATAAGCTCTCCCCGGAACAAGCCAGAGCTGTTGCTCTGGAGCAGATGGCCGGTCTAAAGCCAAAGTCGCGTCGTAAGGAGCCGCCTGCGCCGCCTTCTGTGGTCGCGCCGATAGATATTGTCAGCTCGTTGAACGATGATTGGGACGACTACGACTCTGAGGAAGACAAGTCGGCTTCCGCGTTGGTGACAGAAGTTATAACTCTGCCTTCAGCACACGTAGTCACTAAGAAGCCACCTCTGCCTGTGAAAAAATTGTCATCCCCAGTTAAGCACAGCCCGAACTCGGCAATTTTGCTAAACAACAAGATCAGCGGAGTAAAAGTAATGTTAAAGACCGTGAGCCAAAAGCAACTTGCAGCCTCAACAGGGGCAGCAGCGGAAAAAACCAAGCCGACTGTCGTTGTGTCACCTCCCAAGGAAACCGAAGAGCATACTACGG GGTTCAAGCGTATGCGTGTAATTAAAAGGAAGATAATCTGGGACCCCGATGTACCAGAGACGAAAAAATCGTTTGCGCAGTATGCTAGCACGAAGGCGGCATGTCCAGCACCCACCACACCAAAAACAACTGTCAAAAGCATTTCGCCCACCACGACGACTAAGAAGGAGGTGGCACCCAAAAAACGGTCAGCTACACCTACTGCTCGGTCTACTAAAGCTGGCACTCCGGTCGGAGGAACAGAGCGGGGTCCCTCGCCCGTCAAACGACGCGCGCAAACTCCGAACACAGGTCTAGCCAATGGAGGAactcaaaaaaagaaaaaggtcTCTGAGATCGATCGCCTGATGGGCGACGAGGGAGCTGCCAATATGATTCATGCAGTGGAGCATGAGCAGCGGGAATTGAGTGGTGGTGAGGTGTCCAATAAGCCGCTGATGCGGAAACGAGCGATGACCATAACCGGAAGG AACCAGGCAGCACGAGTTGCTGTGGAACCAACACCGCCCAAAAAAGAGTCAGCACAATCGGCCGCCAAACGAACGCCTGCTGATTCTGTTTTTACTAAGGCCACCGCCAACACATCTGCCCGTAAGCCTCGCGCTTCCGACTCGTGGGACTATGTTTACAAACAGCGCGCCAGCGAGGAATCGATGATCATGCGTCGGCGCTCCAACAGCTCGTACTCCAGCAACGCTTCCGTAAGTCGAAATTCGCTGGACAATAGGCCCGGAGCAGCCAATCTGTCTGATGATGCAGGCGAGGGCTCGGACCCGTCATTTAAGTTTGTAAAGCCCGTAAGCAAGTCGAGCCAAAGGGGCGGTGAAGATACCTCCTCGCATACGCTGGCTAACGATATGAAGGCGAACAACGGTAGCGAACTGGTGTGCCTGCACAAGGTTAACAAAGTTGCTCACCTGGTCATCCACACGGAACGAGGAAACTTCGGCCATACGTACAGCAAGCAGCTGCTGGAGCAGTTGAACGACACACTGTCCAGTGTTGCCCGCAAAGGCGAATTCAACACGGTGTTGCTTACCGTCGAGGGTCCACAGTTTTGTCAGGGCATCGATTGCCAGGAACTGATACAGGGTTCCCTGGAGAAGCGAAAGGATAGTGCCAGTCAACTGGCTGTAGCCCTTAA ATGCTATCTACGCACTCTGGCCACATTTCCTAAACCCTTGGTGGCTGGCATTGTTGGCAGCCAGATTAATTTGGGCGTTATGCAGCTTCCCTTTGCTGACTACGTGGTGGCCTCTGATGATTGTAGCTTCGAGACTAACTATGCCAAATTGGGTCAGCTGCCCGAGGGCTATGCTCTGTGGCATGGTCACCAAAGAGTTTCCAGTGAAGTG CACTCGCGTTTGTTTCTTATGGGTGAAAGACTGTTCGCAACGGAACTTTTGGAATCGAATAGTTTCGTTGACAAGATCTGCAAGGCCAGAAATGTCAACGAAATGGCTctggccaaagccaaacaGATATCCACTAGCTCTGCGGAG ATGTATCGTACACTAAAGAAACTCAACCACTCCGCCGTCAATGTCACGAAATTCCCGCGTCTGGATGAGGAACTAAAGGTTATAGGAGAGCAATGGGTTACTGCCGATTGCTTAGCCAATTTCAAACGCTATCTTAACGACGTTGATTTTTAG
- the HIPP1 gene encoding HP1 and insulator partner protein 1, isoform B has product MEQVSDSAVTTLESTQAEEPPPGVEKVETLELKTAALETLSESAGPTDLENELANLNGSEEGPGLDELSTLEREIAKLHNIRPPDAASEVKDSDTPIALADNGGLEPRQAPDEAKCRTPIIEEGNAASGNGQSSESPLEEVDLIALLKGTDTSHDQPTGEEKCTLEKALSELDGVGEDGDVGVTIEGEGQFEIMEIDDDEGESSSRKASPKVPASKPIKSNSLPSISKHKLSPEQARAVALEQMAGLKPKSRRKEPPAPPSVVAPIDIVSSLNDDWDDYDSEEDKSASALVTEVITLPSAHVVTKKPPLPVKKLSSPVKHSPNSAILLNNKISGVKVMLKTVSQKQLAASTGAAAEKTKPTVVVSPPKETEEHTTGFKRMRVIKRKIIWDPDVPETKKSFAQYASTKAACPAPTTPKTTVKSISPTTTTKKEVAPKKRSATPTARSTKAGTPVGGTERGPSPVKRRAQTPNTGLANGGTQKKKKVSEIDRLMGDEGAANMIHAVEHEQRELSGGEVSNKPLMRKRAMTITGRAARVAVEPTPPKKESAQSAAKRTPADSVFTKATANTSARKPRASDSWDYVYKQRASEESMIMRRRSNSSYSSNASVSRNSLDNRPGAANLSDDAGEGSDPSFKFVKPVSKSSQRGGEDTSSHTLANDMKANNGSELVCLHKVNKVAHLVIHTERGNFGHTYSKQLLEQLNDTLSSVARKGEFNTVLLTVEGPQFCQGIDCQELIQGSLEKRKDSASQLAVALKCYLRTLATFPKPLVAGIVGSQINLGVMQLPFADYVVASDDCSFETNYAKLGQLPEGYALWHGHQRVSSEVHSRLFLMGERLFATELLESNSFVDKICKARNVNEMALAKAKQISTSSAEMYRTLKKLNHSAVNVTKFPRLDEELKVIGEQWVTADCLANFKRYLNDVDF; this is encoded by the exons ATGGAGCAGGTGTCGGATAGTGCGGTGACAACTCTGGAGTCAACCCAAGCAGAGGAGCCACCACCAGGAGTCGAAAAAGTTGAGACTCTAGAACTAAAAACGGCGGCGTTAGAAACACTCTCGGAAAGTGCGGGTCCCACTGATTTGGAGAATGAGCTGGCCAATCTCAACGGATCTGAAGAGGGTCCAGGCTTGGACGAGCTGAGCACTCTGGAGAGGGAGATAGCTAAGCTGCATAACATTCGACCGCCGGATGCGGCGTCCGAAGTTAAGGATTCCGACACACCAATTGCCTTAGCAGACAATGGTGGCTTAGAGCCCCGCCAGGCCCCAGATGAAGCTAAATGTCGAACCCCAATAATCGAAGAAGGCAACGCTGCCTCAGGCAACGGCCAGTCCAGCGAATCCCCCTTGGAAGAGGTAGATCTCATTGCCCTGCTCAAGGGGACGGATACCAGTCATGATCAGCCTACGGGAGAGGAAAAGTGCACATTGGAGAAGGCTCTCTCCGAGCTTGACGGCGTTGGAGAAGATGGGGATGTAGGTGTTACCATCGAGGGCGAAGGGCAGTTCGAAATCATGGAAATTGACGACGACGAGGGGGAGTCATCGAGTCGAAAAGCCAGCCCCAAGGTACCTGCGTCCAAGCCCATCAAATCTAACTCCTTGCCTTCTATATCCAAGCATAAGCTCTCCCCGGAACAAGCCAGAGCTGTTGCTCTGGAGCAGATGGCCGGTCTAAAGCCAAAGTCGCGTCGTAAGGAGCCGCCTGCGCCGCCTTCTGTGGTCGCGCCGATAGATATTGTCAGCTCGTTGAACGATGATTGGGACGACTACGACTCTGAGGAAGACAAGTCGGCTTCCGCGTTGGTGACAGAAGTTATAACTCTGCCTTCAGCACACGTAGTCACTAAGAAGCCACCTCTGCCTGTGAAAAAATTGTCATCCCCAGTTAAGCACAGCCCGAACTCGGCAATTTTGCTAAACAACAAGATCAGCGGAGTAAAAGTAATGTTAAAGACCGTGAGCCAAAAGCAACTTGCAGCCTCAACAGGGGCAGCAGCGGAAAAAACCAAGCCGACTGTCGTTGTGTCACCTCCCAAGGAAACCGAAGAGCATACTACGG GGTTCAAGCGTATGCGTGTAATTAAAAGGAAGATAATCTGGGACCCCGATGTACCAGAGACGAAAAAATCGTTTGCGCAGTATGCTAGCACGAAGGCGGCATGTCCAGCACCCACCACACCAAAAACAACTGTCAAAAGCATTTCGCCCACCACGACGACTAAGAAGGAGGTGGCACCCAAAAAACGGTCAGCTACACCTACTGCTCGGTCTACTAAAGCTGGCACTCCGGTCGGAGGAACAGAGCGGGGTCCCTCGCCCGTCAAACGACGCGCGCAAACTCCGAACACAGGTCTAGCCAATGGAGGAactcaaaaaaagaaaaaggtcTCTGAGATCGATCGCCTGATGGGCGACGAGGGAGCTGCCAATATGATTCATGCAGTGGAGCATGAGCAGCGGGAATTGAGTGGTGGTGAGGTGTCCAATAAGCCGCTGATGCGGAAACGAGCGATGACCATAACCGGAAGG GCAGCACGAGTTGCTGTGGAACCAACACCGCCCAAAAAAGAGTCAGCACAATCGGCCGCCAAACGAACGCCTGCTGATTCTGTTTTTACTAAGGCCACCGCCAACACATCTGCCCGTAAGCCTCGCGCTTCCGACTCGTGGGACTATGTTTACAAACAGCGCGCCAGCGAGGAATCGATGATCATGCGTCGGCGCTCCAACAGCTCGTACTCCAGCAACGCTTCCGTAAGTCGAAATTCGCTGGACAATAGGCCCGGAGCAGCCAATCTGTCTGATGATGCAGGCGAGGGCTCGGACCCGTCATTTAAGTTTGTAAAGCCCGTAAGCAAGTCGAGCCAAAGGGGCGGTGAAGATACCTCCTCGCATACGCTGGCTAACGATATGAAGGCGAACAACGGTAGCGAACTGGTGTGCCTGCACAAGGTTAACAAAGTTGCTCACCTGGTCATCCACACGGAACGAGGAAACTTCGGCCATACGTACAGCAAGCAGCTGCTGGAGCAGTTGAACGACACACTGTCCAGTGTTGCCCGCAAAGGCGAATTCAACACGGTGTTGCTTACCGTCGAGGGTCCACAGTTTTGTCAGGGCATCGATTGCCAGGAACTGATACAGGGTTCCCTGGAGAAGCGAAAGGATAGTGCCAGTCAACTGGCTGTAGCCCTTAA ATGCTATCTACGCACTCTGGCCACATTTCCTAAACCCTTGGTGGCTGGCATTGTTGGCAGCCAGATTAATTTGGGCGTTATGCAGCTTCCCTTTGCTGACTACGTGGTGGCCTCTGATGATTGTAGCTTCGAGACTAACTATGCCAAATTGGGTCAGCTGCCCGAGGGCTATGCTCTGTGGCATGGTCACCAAAGAGTTTCCAGTGAAGTG CACTCGCGTTTGTTTCTTATGGGTGAAAGACTGTTCGCAACGGAACTTTTGGAATCGAATAGTTTCGTTGACAAGATCTGCAAGGCCAGAAATGTCAACGAAATGGCTctggccaaagccaaacaGATATCCACTAGCTCTGCGGAG ATGTATCGTACACTAAAGAAACTCAACCACTCCGCCGTCAATGTCACGAAATTCCCGCGTCTGGATGAGGAACTAAAGGTTATAGGAGAGCAATGGGTTACTGCCGATTGCTTAGCCAATTTCAAACGCTATCTTAACGACGTTGATTTTTAG